One genomic region from Alteromonas pelagimontana encodes:
- a CDS encoding GNAT family N-acetyltransferase has product MAFQVENVDWVSGKNRLTQLRERVFILEWRLPREAEFDERDANAFHILISNDKREPIATGRLTRDGEIGRIAVKQEHRDQAVYQKLFNALIGLAKIEQVPTVSVSCDLEGVEHHRQLGFKPSGPVFMEAGIPRQRMACSVNNFPLPDVTKMH; this is encoded by the coding sequence ATGGCGTTTCAGGTAGAAAACGTTGATTGGGTGAGCGGTAAAAATCGACTAACACAATTACGAGAACGGGTTTTTATTCTTGAATGGCGGCTTCCGCGAGAGGCGGAGTTTGACGAACGTGACGCTAATGCATTCCATATTCTGATTAGCAATGATAAACGTGAACCCATTGCAACCGGACGTTTAACCCGCGACGGAGAAATTGGCAGAATTGCGGTAAAGCAAGAGCATCGGGATCAAGCAGTCTATCAAAAACTTTTTAATGCTTTAATAGGGCTGGCGAAAATTGAACAAGTTCCCACCGTAAGCGTAAGCTGCGATCTGGAAGGGGTGGAACACCACCGTCAATTAGGCTTCAAACCCTCGGGGCCGGTTTTTATGGAAGCTGGGATTCCGCGCCAGCGTATGGCCTGTTCGGTGAATAACTTTCCACTACCTGATGTTACTAAAATGCATTAA
- a CDS encoding adenylate/guanylate cyclase domain-containing protein: MHHQIFSSSTSSRGYLSALIKQITLMMSFCFVIQLSIAIYYVETIGAGGYINLLCHSAAIPLILLYCSRQQVLIARRLLNVIFASYLCCACVIWGMSLGIQHFLLLGNLVCGFFYRTNERTEQLGTAMAFSGLFIAIEMMNTDFAQWQHVVRLADSLTLTFATLIILLCFQRQTQTRWQALKKVNNDTRALLANIFPPSSSNNLQQLWPMGQTKTVSCASVMFADLQGFTRLSETFEDEEVVEILDSLYCQFDAIAKQLGVEKIKTNGDEYMAAVGIPSTVSSRPTSEPNAVTMYRFAWRINETFQRYCTRLHLPCNLRIGIATGAVTAGIIGKEKPVFDIWGKTVNRAARLEHAATPGTIFLCQNSYNAIVTYYNQPLAVPASSLSLTAFKVTHPPPAFVT; this comes from the coding sequence ATGCATCATCAGATATTTTCATCATCTACCTCTTCCCGCGGCTACTTGTCTGCACTGATAAAGCAGATAACACTGATGATGAGCTTTTGCTTCGTTATTCAGCTCTCCATTGCTATTTATTATGTTGAAACCATTGGTGCTGGCGGTTATATAAACCTGCTTTGTCATAGTGCCGCCATTCCATTAATACTGCTTTACTGTTCCCGCCAGCAGGTTCTTATCGCTCGTCGTTTACTAAACGTAATTTTTGCCAGTTATTTATGCTGTGCTTGCGTAATTTGGGGAATGTCTCTTGGCATCCAGCACTTTTTGTTGCTCGGTAACCTTGTGTGTGGATTCTTTTACCGCACTAACGAGCGAACTGAACAACTAGGCACCGCAATGGCTTTTAGTGGGCTATTTATTGCTATAGAAATGATGAATACCGATTTTGCGCAATGGCAGCACGTTGTTCGTCTTGCAGACAGTCTTACCCTCACCTTTGCCACTCTCATCATCCTGTTATGCTTTCAAAGACAAACTCAAACGAGGTGGCAGGCGCTCAAGAAGGTTAACAATGACACACGCGCTTTATTAGCCAATATATTTCCGCCTTCAAGCAGCAATAATCTGCAGCAGCTATGGCCAATGGGACAAACGAAGACAGTCTCCTGTGCTAGCGTAATGTTCGCTGACTTACAAGGCTTTACTCGCTTAAGCGAAACGTTTGAGGATGAAGAGGTAGTAGAGATTTTAGATAGCCTGTACTGCCAGTTTGACGCTATTGCCAAGCAACTAGGTGTCGAGAAGATAAAAACTAACGGCGATGAATATATGGCAGCAGTCGGCATTCCCTCTACCGTAAGCTCTAGACCCACATCGGAACCCAACGCCGTGACAATGTACCGCTTTGCCTGGCGGATAAATGAAACGTTTCAACGCTATTGTACAAGGTTACATTTACCGTGCAATTTGCGAATAGGTATCGCGACTGGTGCTGTAACCGCAGGAATCATAGGTAAAGAAAAACCGGTATTTGACATCTGGGGGAAGACAGTCAATCGTGCCGCACGCCTGGAACACGCCGCTACACCCGGCACCATTTTCCTCTGTCAAAATTCTTACAATGCAATCGTCACATACTATAATCAGCCACTCGCTGTCCCGGCATCCAGTTTATCGCTGACCGCCTTCAAAGTGACGCATCCGCCGCCCGCTTTTGTTACTTGA
- a CDS encoding alkaline phosphatase PhoX: MSNVKKSLAASSQAVVNRREFVKGSSVVAASTAFAAMSTKAVAANLPYSDSYGPLSLKKDKATGLELLALPEGFEYTSYGWTGQIQSDRTPTPTDHDGMAVVAAKQNVVCLVRNHELDFGESHPCSPVSGRGIYNAAQNGGTTNVLFDVMEGKFLSSYNSLGGTIRNCCGGPTPWGSWLSCEETYQQQQGFYHGYVFEVPGFGISDGNPIREMGRFSHEAAAVDPATGYVYMTEDTGASGFYKFESAGEYGDLKAGGKLYAMVLNNTPRVDLRNGLVEGSSWTVSWQEVPDPDAFNETCFSQASDAAIIERGEGCWYDDGKIYFVSTSGGAANLGQIFCFDPRKQQLTIIFESQSDSQVNGPDNIVVSPRGSILMCEDGSSNPKRLVGLTQGGDTFTFAENHMMLDQGDLETIDGVYPGVKDNFSDSVGSSTDGSARRSFSSSEWAGACFYGRWLFVNIQTPGVTFAITGPWENGAL; this comes from the coding sequence ATGTCAAACGTAAAAAAATCTTTGGCCGCCTCGAGCCAAGCTGTAGTCAACCGTCGGGAATTCGTTAAAGGCAGCTCCGTTGTCGCTGCCAGCACCGCTTTTGCAGCAATGTCGACTAAGGCAGTAGCCGCAAATTTGCCTTATTCAGATTCTTACGGCCCTCTTTCGCTAAAAAAGGACAAGGCCACTGGTCTTGAGCTACTGGCATTGCCAGAAGGATTTGAATACACCTCATACGGATGGACCGGGCAGATACAGTCTGACCGTACCCCAACTCCAACTGATCACGATGGCATGGCGGTAGTTGCAGCAAAACAAAACGTGGTTTGTCTTGTTCGTAACCATGAACTGGATTTTGGCGAAAGTCATCCCTGTTCACCTGTTAGCGGCCGCGGCATTTATAACGCTGCCCAAAATGGTGGAACAACCAACGTCTTGTTTGATGTGATGGAGGGCAAGTTCCTTTCTTCCTACAACAGCTTAGGTGGCACTATCCGTAATTGTTGTGGCGGTCCTACGCCTTGGGGCAGCTGGCTTTCTTGTGAAGAAACCTATCAACAACAACAGGGTTTTTATCACGGATACGTATTTGAAGTACCCGGATTCGGTATTTCAGATGGCAATCCAATTCGCGAGATGGGACGTTTTTCTCATGAAGCAGCGGCTGTCGATCCCGCTACCGGCTATGTGTACATGACAGAAGACACTGGCGCTTCTGGCTTTTACAAGTTTGAATCTGCAGGAGAATACGGCGACCTGAAAGCGGGCGGCAAGCTTTACGCCATGGTATTAAATAATACCCCTCGTGTTGATTTGCGCAATGGTCTGGTAGAAGGTTCTTCGTGGACAGTAAGCTGGCAGGAAGTGCCTGATCCAGATGCGTTTAACGAAACCTGTTTTTCTCAGGCGTCTGATGCTGCAATTATCGAGCGCGGTGAAGGTTGCTGGTATGACGATGGCAAAATTTACTTTGTTTCGACCAGTGGTGGCGCGGCAAACCTGGGTCAGATTTTCTGCTTCGATCCTAGAAAGCAACAACTGACCATTATTTTTGAATCACAAAGCGACTCCCAGGTAAATGGCCCGGATAACATAGTGGTAAGTCCTCGCGGCAGCATTTTGATGTGTGAAGACGGAAGCTCTAATCCTAAGCGGTTGGTGGGTCTGACGCAGGGTGGTGATACATTCACTTTTGCGGAAAATCATATGATGCTGGATCAAGGCGATTTGGAAACCATTGATGGTGTGTATCCGGGCGTTAAAGACAACTTTTCTGATTCTGTGGGAAGCTCGACTGACGGTAGCGCACGTCGCAGTTTCTCGAGCAGCGAATGGGCTGGCGCCTGTTTCTATGGCCGTTGGTTGTTCGTCAACATTCAAACTCCAGGTGTGACTTTTGCAATTACCGGTCCGTGGGAAAACGGCGCTCTATAA
- a CDS encoding PEP-CTERM sorting domain-containing protein, translating into MKQLIKAIAVASLMIGSFAANAGIMPISLPSSYTGTVASEDGWLAGDTSAIDFFVFSLDKETEISFNIDALTSFGMSLYAGELSADPSFLFSNSSDFITFTGESLTYLTGIDGFTPNAGENELDAGWLAAGVYTLALGGNEGISFASAAYTLEAIANAAQVPEPGTFILTIMGVAALIQRKKRNAYK; encoded by the coding sequence ATGAAACAATTAATTAAAGCCATTGCAGTGGCGTCACTTATGATTGGAAGTTTTGCCGCGAACGCAGGAATTATGCCGATTTCACTACCTTCATCTTATACTGGAACGGTAGCGTCAGAAGACGGTTGGTTGGCAGGAGATACTTCAGCCATCGATTTCTTCGTATTTTCCTTGGATAAGGAAACTGAGATTAGTTTTAATATCGACGCTTTAACGTCATTCGGCATGAGCTTATACGCCGGTGAACTATCGGCAGATCCGAGTTTTCTTTTCTCGAACTCCAGTGACTTTATCACGTTCACTGGAGAAAGCTTGACGTACCTGACAGGCATCGACGGATTTACACCCAATGCAGGTGAAAATGAACTTGATGCGGGATGGCTTGCTGCGGGTGTCTATACACTTGCGCTAGGGGGTAACGAAGGTATAAGTTTTGCCAGCGCAGCATATACCTTAGAAGCTATTGCCAATGCTGCACAGGTTCCAGAGCCAGGCACTTTTATCTTAACGATAATGGGTGTGGCTGCCTTGATACAACGTAAAAAACGTAACGCCTACAAGTAG
- a CDS encoding Sec-independent protein translocase subunit TatA/TatB, with the protein MLDFSWAELFFVAVLALIILGPKDLPQLFHIVGKFIAKVRRMYADLQGSILQLEKEVNIASGKGKKGDDSWRDLLPPELRELPADFRPGTISAAQHQQRQEMITAARNQHAEATANAAKEAASPVTQTSSNIGKGLDR; encoded by the coding sequence ATGCTGGATTTCAGTTGGGCTGAACTATTTTTTGTCGCTGTTCTGGCACTTATCATTCTGGGGCCGAAAGATTTGCCTCAGCTTTTCCATATCGTCGGAAAATTTATTGCTAAAGTGCGCCGTATGTATGCCGACCTTCAAGGCAGCATTTTGCAGCTGGAAAAGGAAGTGAATATTGCATCAGGCAAAGGAAAAAAAGGTGATGACAGCTGGCGTGATTTACTTCCGCCTGAGTTACGCGAATTACCCGCCGATTTCCGTCCCGGCACAATAAGTGCGGCTCAGCATCAGCAGCGGCAAGAAATGATAACTGCTGCTCGTAATCAACATGCTGAAGCCACCGCGAATGCTGCAAAAGAAGCAGCGTCACCAGTTACACAAACATCTTCTAACATCGGCAAAGGCTTGGACAGATGA
- a CDS encoding cupin domain-containing protein: MTFSLTNFSIHDFLSQHWQKKPAVFRHVFSPFVDPLDENDLAGIAMEEEADSRMVIQDAHGWHVEHGPFTETDFGELCRDKWTLLVQGVDKYLPDADALMEAFNFIPYWRMDDLMVSFASPGGGVGPHLDQYDVFLVQGKGKRRWQVGKPGEHIAQYPHPDLKQIQPFAAVMDVVLAPGDMLYIPPNWPHNGVAVDECMTYSVGFRAPDQAQIVQSLPEIFATASDTAIRYTDPALTAQSHPSLVSSTALLTLKSLLMDVLNGDQWQQAMLRLLSDQQLPESFPATLYQPETLNNALKAGAIFQRVPGCRPLFTPTNNSSIFTFFVNGELFTASRACESSVLAILSGEWVTSECISKCENKFALLEIVSTLINKGYWELHE, encoded by the coding sequence ATGACTTTCTCGCTGACAAACTTCTCCATTCATGACTTTCTGAGCCAGCATTGGCAAAAGAAACCCGCTGTGTTCCGCCATGTCTTTTCGCCATTCGTTGATCCTCTGGATGAAAATGATTTAGCTGGCATAGCAATGGAAGAGGAAGCAGACAGTCGCATGGTTATTCAAGATGCGCACGGCTGGCACGTTGAGCATGGTCCTTTTACTGAAACAGATTTTGGCGAGCTTTGCCGGGACAAATGGACGCTGTTAGTGCAGGGAGTCGATAAATACTTACCCGACGCTGATGCCTTAATGGAAGCGTTTAACTTTATTCCTTATTGGCGCATGGATGACTTAATGGTAAGTTTTGCCTCCCCTGGAGGCGGAGTTGGGCCCCACCTTGACCAATACGATGTTTTTCTGGTTCAGGGAAAAGGCAAACGCCGCTGGCAAGTGGGAAAGCCTGGGGAACATATCGCGCAGTATCCTCATCCTGACCTAAAGCAAATCCAGCCTTTTGCAGCTGTTATGGACGTGGTACTTGCACCAGGAGACATGCTTTATATCCCGCCAAACTGGCCGCACAATGGCGTGGCTGTAGATGAATGTATGACATACTCGGTTGGTTTCAGAGCACCAGATCAGGCGCAAATCGTTCAAAGCCTGCCAGAGATATTTGCAACAGCTTCCGATACCGCAATACGTTACACCGATCCGGCTTTGACTGCCCAATCACACCCTTCCCTCGTCAGCTCTACCGCACTTTTAACGTTGAAATCCCTGCTGATGGACGTACTCAACGGCGATCAGTGGCAACAAGCTATGCTGCGGTTATTAAGTGATCAGCAACTGCCCGAATCTTTTCCCGCTACGCTTTATCAACCGGAAACCTTAAACAACGCGCTGAAAGCTGGTGCTATTTTTCAGCGTGTGCCGGGATGTCGCCCGCTGTTTACCCCCACTAACAACAGCAGTATTTTTACGTTTTTCGTCAACGGAGAACTCTTTACCGCGTCACGGGCTTGCGAATCGTCTGTGCTCGCTATACTTTCTGGCGAGTGGGTAACTTCTGAATGCATAAGCAAGTGCGAAAATAAATTCGCGCTTTTAGAAATTGTGTCTACTCTTATCAATAAGGGGTATTGGGAACTGCACGAATGA
- the ydiJ gene encoding D-2-hydroxyglutarate dehydrogenase YdiJ, which translates to MSLPRIAPQSSPLSHYQAYLTALENSAFSGDIDFSYGSRLVVATDNSVYQKLPQAVIFPKNIADMRAIGEIANQHPLVKFSARGGGTGTNGQSLTDGIVVDVSRYMTQILEINVEEQWVRVQAGVVKDALNDALRPHGFFFSPDLSTSNRATLGGMISTDASGQGSLVYGKTSDHVLGLTAVLANGEVLQTSSISMEEAKKRASDNTSEGKILQQVLATCVGKRDEILAKFPRLNRFLTGYDLEHAYDDQKQQIDIGRLITGAEGSLAMVAEAKLSLTPIARHKALVNIKYDSFDSALRHAPRMIAAKATSVETVDSKVLNLAKTDIIWHSIADLITDVPNQTMLGLNMVEYNSNDEAQIKQRIAALEQELSEAARTGESGVIGYQVTFDKADISKIYAMRKKSVGLLGKTAGSQKPIAFAEDTAVPPENLADFILEFRALLDGHGLHYGMFGHVDAGVLHVRPALDLCDIEQEKLMHTISDEVVALVAKYGGLMWGEHGKGYRSEYGPAFFGESLFTELRKIKSAFDPHNKMNPGKICTPFDSNEELVKVSDTKRATFDRTIPVAFKSALSPAMECNGNGLCFNYDTTSPMCPSSKITGDRRHSPKGRAGLIREWIRLLSEQGVNTAKLNAQMFSSSWWQRWQNSRNRQDDFSHEVFDALNGCLACKSCSSQCPVKVDVPEFRSTFLSIYYQRYLRPLKDHMVANIERMAPIMAIVPGFINFFLNQKFVQGMIEKSIGYVDTPLLSVPVLGDRIDKDEVAFDFQSLAKLDSAARQRHVLIVQDPFTSYYDAQVVADFVQLVKELGLQPVLLPFKPNGKPEHVKGFLQRFAKTAANTAAFLNQLQELDIPMVGVDASLVLCYRDEYTKTLGEARGHFSVLTVHEWLLSLPESIWPVLSAAQATEPLALFSHCTEKTALPKSENQWQSIFARIKQPLDIVAVGCCGMAGTYGHEADQKERSLGIYALSWEQAVQRYRASQILATGYSCRSQVHRIEDFKPRHPLQALLSLIRVHP; encoded by the coding sequence TTGAGCCTGCCGCGTATTGCCCCACAGAGTAGTCCCCTAAGCCATTATCAAGCGTACCTGACTGCGCTGGAAAATTCGGCTTTCAGCGGCGATATTGACTTCAGTTATGGCAGCAGGCTCGTTGTTGCTACCGATAATTCGGTGTATCAGAAGCTTCCTCAGGCGGTAATCTTTCCCAAGAACATTGCCGATATGCGAGCAATTGGTGAGATAGCGAATCAGCATCCGCTGGTGAAGTTTTCCGCCCGTGGCGGCGGAACCGGTACCAATGGCCAAAGCCTGACCGACGGTATTGTGGTAGATGTCTCACGATACATGACACAAATTCTGGAAATCAATGTTGAAGAGCAATGGGTTCGGGTACAGGCTGGTGTAGTTAAAGATGCGTTGAATGACGCATTACGCCCCCACGGCTTTTTCTTCTCACCTGATTTATCCACCAGTAATCGCGCTACGCTGGGCGGCATGATAAGTACCGACGCGTCGGGGCAGGGCTCGCTGGTGTACGGCAAAACCAGCGACCATGTACTTGGTCTTACCGCAGTACTCGCTAACGGTGAAGTACTGCAGACTTCTTCCATATCGATGGAAGAAGCAAAAAAGCGAGCGAGCGACAACACCAGCGAAGGGAAAATATTACAGCAGGTTTTAGCCACATGTGTGGGCAAACGCGATGAAATTCTGGCTAAATTTCCCCGCTTAAACCGCTTTCTCACCGGCTACGATCTTGAACATGCTTATGATGATCAGAAGCAACAAATTGATATCGGACGTTTGATCACCGGCGCGGAAGGGTCTTTGGCAATGGTTGCTGAAGCGAAGCTGTCGCTGACACCAATCGCTCGCCATAAGGCTTTGGTAAACATCAAATATGATAGTTTTGATTCTGCTCTGCGCCACGCTCCGCGCATGATAGCTGCAAAAGCGACATCAGTAGAAACGGTAGACAGCAAAGTTCTCAACTTAGCAAAAACAGACATTATCTGGCATTCCATTGCCGATCTCATTACTGATGTGCCCAATCAAACCATGCTTGGCTTAAATATGGTGGAGTACAACAGCAACGATGAAGCGCAAATCAAACAACGTATTGCCGCGTTAGAGCAGGAATTATCAGAAGCAGCAAGAACCGGGGAGTCTGGTGTAATCGGCTATCAGGTCACGTTTGATAAAGCTGACATCAGTAAAATTTACGCGATGCGAAAGAAATCTGTCGGCTTGCTTGGAAAAACAGCCGGAAGCCAGAAGCCCATTGCGTTTGCCGAAGACACCGCTGTGCCGCCTGAAAATCTGGCTGATTTTATCTTGGAATTTCGCGCGCTTTTGGATGGGCACGGTTTACATTATGGCATGTTTGGCCACGTCGACGCTGGTGTACTGCATGTTCGTCCCGCGTTGGATTTGTGCGATATTGAGCAGGAAAAGCTCATGCATACGATTTCGGATGAAGTTGTCGCGCTGGTGGCAAAATATGGTGGATTAATGTGGGGAGAGCACGGTAAAGGCTACCGCAGCGAATATGGTCCGGCGTTCTTTGGTGAAAGCCTGTTTACCGAATTGCGTAAGATAAAAAGTGCCTTTGATCCTCACAATAAAATGAATCCTGGAAAAATTTGTACACCTTTTGACAGTAACGAGGAATTGGTAAAAGTAAGCGATACCAAGCGCGCTACGTTTGATCGGACTATTCCCGTCGCCTTTAAAAGTGCCTTATCACCTGCAATGGAATGTAATGGCAATGGCTTGTGTTTCAACTATGACACGACCTCGCCAATGTGTCCTTCAAGTAAAATTACCGGCGATCGCCGTCATAGTCCAAAAGGAAGAGCCGGGCTGATACGGGAGTGGATCCGCTTACTTAGCGAACAAGGGGTGAATACCGCTAAATTGAACGCGCAGATGTTTTCCTCTTCCTGGTGGCAGCGTTGGCAAAACAGCCGTAATCGCCAGGACGATTTTTCTCACGAAGTATTTGATGCGCTTAATGGCTGCCTTGCTTGTAAATCATGTTCGAGTCAGTGTCCGGTAAAGGTGGATGTGCCGGAATTCCGCTCGACGTTTTTATCTATTTACTACCAGCGCTATTTGCGACCTTTAAAAGATCATATGGTAGCAAATATTGAACGTATGGCACCGATAATGGCAATCGTGCCTGGCTTTATCAATTTCTTTCTTAATCAAAAGTTCGTACAGGGAATGATTGAAAAATCCATAGGTTATGTAGATACGCCGCTGCTGTCAGTGCCGGTGCTGGGGGATCGTATTGATAAAGACGAGGTTGCTTTCGATTTCCAGTCGCTAGCAAAATTAGATTCCGCGGCCCGTCAACGTCATGTACTTATTGTGCAGGATCCTTTCACCAGCTACTACGACGCCCAGGTGGTGGCTGATTTTGTGCAGTTAGTGAAAGAACTGGGGCTACAACCAGTATTGCTGCCTTTTAAACCAAATGGGAAGCCGGAACATGTAAAAGGCTTTTTGCAACGTTTCGCGAAGACAGCGGCAAACACCGCCGCATTTTTAAATCAGTTGCAGGAATTAGATATTCCCATGGTGGGAGTGGATGCATCACTGGTACTGTGTTATCGCGATGAATATACTAAAACGTTAGGGGAGGCGAGAGGCCACTTTTCTGTTCTCACCGTGCATGAATGGCTATTATCGCTGCCAGAGTCGATTTGGCCCGTCCTTTCAGCCGCGCAAGCCACCGAACCATTAGCGCTTTTCAGCCACTGTACAGAAAAAACGGCATTACCAAAATCTGAAAACCAATGGCAGTCGATTTTTGCTCGTATAAAACAGCCTCTTGATATCGTTGCGGTTGGCTGTTGCGGTATGGCAGGGACATACGGTCACGAGGCTGATCAAAAGGAACGTTCACTAGGCATTTATGCTTTGAGCTGGGAACAAGCAGTTCAGCGATACCGGGCAAGCCAAATTCTCGCAACCGGCTACTCTTGCCGAAGCCAGGTGCATCGCATTGAAGACTTTAAACCGCGCCACCCGTTGCAGGCATTGCTTTCTTTAATACGAGTGCACCCTTAA
- the tatA gene encoding twin-arginine translocase TatA/TatE family subunit, which translates to MGVNMWQILLVLAIFLLLFGRGKIPALMGDLASGIKNFKQGMREDEEETPKDTLANRSSTETSAVEPAATAAALSEKTSR; encoded by the coding sequence ATGGGCGTGAATATGTGGCAGATCCTGCTGGTATTAGCGATATTTTTACTTTTATTTGGTCGCGGCAAGATCCCGGCGCTCATGGGTGACCTTGCGTCGGGTATAAAAAACTTCAAGCAGGGGATGCGAGAAGATGAGGAGGAAACGCCAAAAGACACTCTGGCAAATCGATCCTCTACAGAAACATCAGCGGTTGAGCCTGCCGCCACTGCTGCTGCATTGTCTGAAAAAACAAGCCGCTAA
- a CDS encoding DUF4826 family protein, translating to MTDNKANELTDEQRAAWVKQQYQKANKHLAEHEILFDTVDAPASRYLAPFVAIWKIKSQDNKHYWVLTGNLPSDVTTIDNAQNARDAVRYFAMSWQIKSANLAQASEDKIKMDFAALLQQRAEDLYDIFDNEKLWPSVS from the coding sequence ATGACAGATAATAAAGCCAACGAATTGACTGACGAACAACGTGCTGCTTGGGTAAAACAGCAATACCAGAAAGCCAATAAACATTTAGCTGAGCATGAAATATTATTTGATACAGTAGATGCGCCAGCCAGTCGTTACCTAGCTCCTTTTGTTGCCATCTGGAAAATCAAATCTCAGGATAATAAGCACTACTGGGTTCTTACAGGTAATTTACCTTCAGACGTTACAACCATTGATAACGCGCAAAATGCCAGAGATGCCGTTCGATATTTTGCCATGTCTTGGCAAATTAAATCAGCTAACCTGGCTCAGGCAAGTGAGGATAAGATCAAAATGGATTTTGCCGCACTTTTACAGCAACGTGCAGAAGATCTGTACGATATATTTGATAATGAAAAATTGTGGCCGTCTGTTTCTTAG
- the tatC gene encoding twin-arginine translocase subunit TatC, with product MNQENLDLSRAPLLAHLTELRTRLLYCLLFFAAAFGIAYYFANDIYRFLQQPLVEIFGAQSGRRMIYTSLQEAFFTYLKLSFFTALFFTLPLMLMQLWRFLAPGLYLHERKSLIPLFCMTPVLFIAGGALAFYVVMPMAWEFFISFETTGTQQAINVELEAKVSEYLSLVIKLILAFGLSFELPVCLLVMAKAGLVTAETLKRYRRHAIVIIFLLAALITPPDLISQIALGTPIILLYELSIMMISWMQKQQQKESQQAVSDL from the coding sequence ATGAATCAGGAAAACCTTGATCTTTCCCGGGCGCCGTTGCTGGCGCATCTCACGGAGCTACGGACCCGACTGCTATATTGCTTACTGTTTTTTGCGGCCGCTTTTGGTATCGCATACTATTTTGCTAACGATATTTACCGCTTCCTGCAACAACCATTAGTGGAGATATTTGGCGCGCAAAGCGGAAGAAGGATGATTTATACCAGCTTGCAGGAAGCATTTTTTACCTATTTAAAGCTGTCCTTTTTTACCGCGCTTTTCTTCACTTTGCCTCTTATGTTAATGCAACTGTGGCGTTTTTTGGCGCCTGGGTTGTATTTACACGAACGTAAAAGTTTGATTCCTTTGTTTTGTATGACACCGGTGCTGTTTATAGCCGGCGGCGCTCTGGCCTTTTACGTGGTCATGCCGATGGCGTGGGAGTTCTTTATCAGCTTTGAAACCACAGGAACGCAGCAGGCCATCAACGTTGAGCTTGAAGCCAAAGTCAGTGAATACCTTTCTCTCGTAATAAAGTTGATTTTAGCCTTTGGACTAAGTTTTGAACTACCGGTATGTCTACTAGTGATGGCAAAAGCGGGTTTGGTCACTGCCGAAACGTTGAAGCGTTATAGACGCCACGCCATTGTGATTATTTTTCTACTTGCTGCGTTAATTACGCCGCCAGATTTAATTTCACAAATAGCATTAGGCACACCCATTATTTTGCTCTATGAACTGTCGATTATGATGATTAGCTGGATGCAAAAGCAGCAGCAAAAGGAGAGTCAGCAGGCTGTAAGCGATCTATAA